One genomic segment of Chelonoidis abingdonii isolate Lonesome George chromosome 16, CheloAbing_2.0, whole genome shotgun sequence includes these proteins:
- the SFXN2 gene encoding sideroflexin-2 produces the protein MIRLTNFSIDAPRWDQNTFLGRLKHFFNITDPRTVLVSEHELDRAKALVESCRAGLVPTGTSQEQLFYAKKLYDSAFHPDSGEKMNLIGRMSFQVPGGMAITGFMLQFYRTVPAVVFWQWVNQSFNALVNYTNRNAACPISLKQIGVAYITATSTALATAVGLNLYTKKAPPLVARWVPFAAVAAANCVNIPMMRQQELINGIMVTDEKDCELGHSRVAAVKGITQVVISRIVMAAPGMVLLPILMERLEKFPFMKRIQVLHAPLQVMLVGGFLLFMVPVACSLFPQRCSLALSSLEPELRTSIQAKHGDCVPYVYFNKGL, from the exons ATGATCAGGCTGACCAATTTTAGCATTGATGCCCCGCGCTGGGACCAGAACACTTTTCTGGGGCGCCTAAAGCATTTCTTCAACATCACAGACCCGCGGACGGTACTGGTGTCTGAACATGAGCTGGACCGGGCTAAGGCACTGGTGGAAAGCTGCAG GGCTGGCCTGGTACCCACGGGAACCAGCCAGGAACAGCTGTTCTACGCCAAGAAGCTCTACGACTCTGCATTCCACCCAGACTCGGGCGAGAAGATGAACCTGATTGGGAGGATGTCATTTCAGGTGCCCGGGGGAATGGCCATCACTGGCTTCATGCTGCAGTTTTACAG GACAGTCCCAGCAGTCGTCTTCTGGCAGTGGGTGAACCAGTCATTCAACGCCTTGGTGAACTACACCAACAGGAACGCAGCCTGCCCCATCTCGCTCAA GCAAATCGGAGTGGCTTACATCACTGCCACAAGCACAGCCCTGGCGACCGCAGTGGGACTCAACCTGTACACTAAG AAAGCCCCACCCCTCGTGGCACGCTGGGTCCCGTTCGCAGCCGTGGCTGCTGCCAACTGTGTGAACATCCCCATGATGAGGCAACA GGAGCTCATTAATGGGATCATGGTGACAGATGAGAAGGACTGTGAACTGGGCCATTCCAGG GTTGCTGCAGTCAAGGGAATTACCCAGGTGGTGATCTCCAGGATCGTCATGGCAGCACCTGGCATGG TTCTTTTGCCAATTCTCATGGAGCGGCTGGAGAAGTTCCCCTTCATGAAG AGAATTCAGGTCCTCCACGCGCCTTTACAAGTGATGCTGGTCGGGGGCTT CCTCCTGTTCATGGTGCCGGTTGCCTGCTCGCTGTTCCCACAGAGATG CTCTCTGGCGCTGTCTAGCCTGGAGCCGGAGCTCCGAACCTCCATCCAGGCCAAGCACGGGGACTGCGTGCCTTACGTCTATTTTAACAAGGGACTGTAA